The genome window TACAGCTTGTGGAGGTGTATGTGCGAGGCCAGAAAGTGGAGGTCTCTGGATGAAAGCGGTCGAAACCAAGATGTTCAAAGAGGCCCATCAAGCCCCTGCGGTGGTGGAGCAGGCCTTGCGAGAAAACAAGAGCGAGATGGAGCTACTGGGCACCTTCTTGCGCCGCCATACCCCGCCCTTCGCGCTGACGGTGGCTCGAGGTAGCTCCGACCATGCGGCACTTTATGGCAAGTACCTGATCGAAAGCCTGCTGGGTCTGGTCTGCTCCTCGGCCATACCTTCCATCCACACCGTATACGGTCGCCACCTGTCGGTGAACAAAGCTCTGGTGATCGCAGTTTCCCAATCCGGGGAAAGCCCCGACCTGATCGAGGTCACCCGCCAGGCCCGGCGCGACGGGGCCCTGACCCTGGCCTTTGTAAACAAGGAAAACTCGCCCCTGGCCCAGACTGCCGAGGTGGTGCTGCCGCTCTGGGCAGGCCTCGAGGAAGCGGTGGCGGCCACCAAAAGCTACCTGGCCACCCTGGCCTCGCTGGCCCAGTTGGTCGCCGCCTGGGCCGAAGACAAAACCCTTAAAGAAGCCCTGGCGGTGTTGCCGGAAGCCCTGTACAAAGCCGCACACGCCAACTGGCAGGCGGGGCTGGAGCCGCTGGTGGAAGCGGAAAACGGCCTGGTGGTGGGACGCGGTTATGCTTTTGCGGTGGCCAACGAGCTGGCCCTCAAACTCAAAGAGACCAGCGCCTTTCACGCCGAGGCCATGTCGGGCGCCGAGCTCTTGCACGGCCCGGTTGCGCTGGTAGAGCCCGACTTCCCCCTGCTGGTACTGGCTCCCAAAGACAAACCCCTGCCCGGCATGCTGAGCTTGCTGGAAAACCTGCGCGGTAAAGGCGGACACCTGCTGGTGGCCTCCTCCGAAAGCGAGGTGCTGGAGCTGGCCCATACCCCCTTGCCGCTCCCCGGCAGGCTCCACCCGGTGCTGGACTCCATTCTGCTGGCCCAGGCCTTCTACCCCTTCGCCGCCGAACTCTCGGTGGCCCGGGGCTTCGACCCCGATGCCCCGCGCAATCTGTCCAAGGTGACCCGCACGCGCTGAGGTGCTTCGGATTGATAGGATACAGCTATGGAAATTCGCAAGATTGGTGTGATCGGTGCAGGGCAGATGGGGGCGGGCATTGCCCAGGTGGCGGCCCAGGCAGGTTATCAGGTGGTGCTGCGCGACCTCGAGCAGACCTTCCTCGAGCGCGGCCTTAGCAGCATTAAGCGTTCCATCGGCAAGCTGCTGGAAAAAGGCAGGCTCGATCAGCAGGCCCACGACGCGGCCCTGAGCCGCATTGTGACCACCACCCACCTGGCCGACCTCAAAGACTGCGACCTGGTGATCGAGGCCATCGTGGAGCACGAGCCCACCAAGCTCGAGCTTTTCCGCGAGCTCGACGCCCTCGTCCAGCCCGCGGCCATCCTGGCCTCCAACACCTCCTCGATTCCCATCACCCGCCTGGCCTCGGCCACCCGCCGACCGGAGCGCTTTATCGGGATGCACTTTATGAACCCGGTGCCCCTGATGGAACTGGTAGAGGTAATCCGGGGCTACCTCACCGACGAGGCCACCACCCAGGCCGTGCTGGAAGCGGCCCGCCGCATGGGCAAGACCCCGGTGGAGGTCAACGACTACCCCGGTTTCGTCTCCAACCGCATCCTGCTGCCCATGCTCAACGAGGCCATCCAGTGCGTGATGGAGGGGGTGGCTACGCCCGAGGCCATCGACCAGGTGATGAAGCTGGGCATGAACCACCCCATGGGCCCCCTCACCCTGGCCGACTTCATCGGCCTGGACACCTGTCTCTCCATCATGGAAGTTCTGCACCGGGGGCTGGGCGATGACAAATACCGGCCCTCGCCCCTGCTGCGCAAGATGGTGCAGGCTGGGCTTTTGGGCCGCAAGAGCGGGCGGGGTTTTTACCGCTACGACGAAAAGGGCAACAAGATCGGATGACCCGGCTGGATCACCTGGTGCTGGCCGCCCGGACCCTGCAAGAGGGGGTGGAGTACGTTCAGGACACCCTGGAGGTGCTGCTTCCATCGGCGGGGGGCCGGCACCCCTTGATGGGCACGCACAACCGCTTGTTGAACCTGGGGGGCGGCGTGTATCTGGAGATCATCGCCATTGACCCCCAGGCGCCCGCGCCGGGCCGCCCGCGCTGGTTCGAACTGGATCGCTTCGCGGGGCCGCCGCGCCTTCTGACCTGGGTGGCCCGCACCGAGGGCCTCGAGCGCTACGCTGCGCTGGGGCTGGGCCCGGTGACCAAAGCCAGCCGGGGCGACCTCGAGTGGCACATCACCCTCCCCGAGGATGGGCGCCTGCACTGGGGCGGGGTGGTGCCCTACCTGATTCAGTGGGGTTCCCACCACCCTACCGATACCCTGCCGGACGCAGGCTGCCGCCTGCTGGCCTGGAAGCTACAGCACCCCCAGCCCGAGGCCGTAGCCCCGGTGCTGCAACAACTGGGCCTCGAGTATTCGTTAGAAGTATCTTTACATCCGGGGCTCTGGGCCCTCGTCCAGACCCCCGCCGGACGCAAGGTGCTCTTTAGCCAGGCTGGGGGCTCTGCCGGACAAAAAACCGGCCCAGCCAGTCCAGAAATCGGCTGATGGGGCCTTTCTGGACGCTGCGCTGCACCGAAAGGGCCGCCTCTTCGGGGCCCACATCGTGCCCGATGGCCTGGGACAAAAAGTAGCGGTGGTCGGAGATCCACAGGTACAGGTCGGCCTCGGTACGGCCCGGGAAGTTTTTCAGCACGCCGTTCTCGCGAATCTCCAGAATGGTGGGTAGGTAGAGGTTGTCGTACCAGTCGACAACCGCCTCTTCCCAGCTAATCGAGCGCTTCTGCTCGAGGCCCATGAAATACTGATGGGTGCGGATGTGATCGAGCAGCACGTCGTAGCGGCCAGGCCGGCTGAACAGGATGGGTTCGTGGTTGGGGCGCAGCTGGGGCAGCCGGGTCTTCTCTAAGAACTCGGCGTACTCCCCTTTCAGAATCACATCCTTGATGGTGTCGTGAGGCTCGAGGTCTACCGGAACGTCGAGCTCGATGACGTAGGCATCTATGTAATGCTGGCCTTGGGCTTTGGCTAAAGCCGTGCGGTGGTTGCCGTCTTTTACAAAGTAGGCATCGCCAACCTTGTAAACGTGAATAGGGGGAAACTCCACCCCCTCGAGCTGTGCCTGCCGGAGCTTGGCCCAGCGATCCAGGGTAAAGGGTTCTTTGGGCATGAACTCGGCGTCGAAGTCGCCATAACGATCGACCGAACCAATGATTTTATCTACCTCGATAGTCTGTAGCCCTTTGTAAGACTCGCCCCTGGGGCGCAGGCTGGAAGAAACCGCGCTGTAGGGCAGCAGATCGTTGGGCTGGCCGCGCAGACGGCGTAGAATATCGTGAACTAACACACGACGCGACAATGCCTCGGCCTCTAGCTGGGCTTGGTGTTCTGAATCCATGGGGCTCACCTTGATACGCTTTCGAATCTGCGCTGTGTTGGTGCAGCCAGGCTGGGGCTTCTCCTAATGGCTTGAAATCTGGCGTAAGGCTTTGCTGTGGCGGAATTGGGTTGAGGTTTTCGCCACAACCCGGCTCGAGTATAACCCAGCCCCAAAGCACCCCCGACCGACCATAGCCAAAAAATGAGCACACACCTGCCATATGCAGCGGGTGTGTGTAAGCAGTTTAAGCAGTTCTAGGCGGCCTCTTTGGAAAGGCGCTCGAGGCCGCTGGGGTTTTCCAGCACCAGCTTGCCATAGCCAGAGCGGATGTAGCCCTCGCGGGTCAGCTCGCCGATTACCTTGGTTACGGTTTCGCGCACCGAGCCCACCGCCGAGGCAATCTCGTCGTGGGTGGCCCGAACCCCCACCCGCCCGTTTTTCTCGGTGTAGGCCACGGGGGTACGGGAGAGGTCGAGCAGGGTGGCCGCGATACGGTTCTTGAGACGCTGGCCGGAGATGCGCTGGATGGTCTGGTAGGTCTGGGCCAGGGCTTTGACCAGGCCCTGCACCAGGCTGGCCATTTCTTGGGCCGAGAGCTGGCCAGGGGCCAGGGCGTCTACCTTGGTTTCGGTTACGGCTTCGGCAAAGTAGGTGCGCTCGGCGCCCGAGATGACCTCTTCGCCGAAATACTCACCAGGGCGCACGAACCGCAGGGTTAGGGCGTTGCCTTCGTCGTCTACGCTTTGCAGCCGTACCAGACCCTCCCGCACCCGGTAGAGCTGATCCTTGGGGCTGGGCTCTCCGGGGTAGAGAATGATCTCGCCAGGATCGAAGGTTAGGGTGTCCAGGATGCTGGTTTGCATAGCTTCATCACTCCTTGAATTGCAATATAGCAGGACTTGGTGATTTTGTAAACATTCATGTTGATTTATTTGAAGTGAGTGAGGCCACATTTGGAAAAATGTGTAATGTGGACTGGATACCCAGCTATACGCGTGGACATAGCAGGTTGGATGTGAGCGGCTTTCACCACCAGCCCCGGCGCTTCATCCAGAGGGCCAGCCCGCCCCCAATGGCCAGCAGCCCCCCCCAGAAATACGCCCGCCCTGCGGGCCACTGGTACTCGGTAAAGGCTTCGAAATTGGTGCCGTAGATGCCGGCCCAGAGGGTCATGGGCAGGAACAGCACCGAGATGACCGTAAGGGCCTGCACCACCCGGTTGAGCCGGTTGTTCTGGGCCGAGAGGTACACCTCCAGCACGTTGGATAGCTCGTCTCGGGCTGCATCCAGCCCCTCGTAGACCCGGCCCATGCGGTCGGTGAGGTCGCGGAAAAGATAAGCCTCGCCGCCCAGGAGGGGGAGGCGCTCGAGGTGCAGCAAGGCCTCGCGGGCCTGCGAGACCAGGCGGCGGGTGCGTAGCACCTCGCGGCGGGCGGAAAACACCTGGCGGGGGATTTCGGGGGTGTTGTCGCCATTCAGGGCCAGCTCTTCCAGGTCTTCGACCCGGTCGGTGAGGGCATCGGTGTACTCGAAAAAGGTTTGCACGCCCTGATCGAGCAGGCGTTGCCACAGTCGCAGGCACGCACCCCCCCGGAAGCTATTCCAGATTTGCTCGAGGTAGTCTACCGGCTCGTTGCGGTAGGTGAGCAGCACCTGGGTCTCGGGGAAGTAAAAGTACGAGACCCGCTCAGTGCGGCTGTGGGCGTTATGGGGGGACTCGAGGGTACGAAAGATCAGAAAAAGGTGCTTGGGGTACTCCTCGAAGCGGCTCCAGTGTCCGATCTCCTGGGCATCGGCCAGGGCCAGGGGGTTGAGGGGGTACTGCTTCCCAATGAGTGCCAGTTCCTCGGGTGTGGGGGTTTCGACATCCACCCAGACCTGGGTTTCCAGCAGGCCGCAAGTGGCCCCGTTGGAGAGTTGCTTGGCCCGAATCATGATTTATGGCTTGTTGCTAGCCCACGCTCTGGCCGATCCACTCGAGGTAGCTCTGCGACCCCGTCTCAATCTCGTGAGCGATAATCTCGGGCACCTGGTAGGGATGCAGCGCTTTGATGCGGGTTTCTAGGGCTGGGTAGCGCTCCTGGCGGGTTTTGATGATGAGCAGCAGTTCGCTGCTTTCCTCCACCTGGCCTTGCCAGCGGTAGACCGAGGTGAGGCCCGGTAAGACATTGACACAGGCCGCCAGTTCCTCGTGTACTACCGTATGGGCGATGCGCCGGGCGGTCTCGAGGTCGGGGACGGTGCAAAAAACCGTGAGGTACATGCCTACCAGATTACCGGATGCCCAGCGTTTGCACCGCCAGGCGGGCTGCGGCCAGATCCCAAAGCGCGTGGCCCACGCTCTTGAACAGCACTATACCCGAGGCCGGTCGGGGCTGGTGCAGGGCCGCCTCGAGCGGCTGCACAAGGTTCCAGTCTACCCCGGCTTGCAGCAGGTCGCCCGCCTCCGAACGGGCCCCCTCGAGGGTATCCACGTACAGCCGGGCCTGCCGCACCAGCTCCGGGGCGACCTCGGCCATCTCGGGGCGGTAGGCTCCCACGGCGGCAATAAAGGCGCTCGAGGGGGCCTGCCGCAGCACCGGGGTGGGGCTGGTGGTGGCAGTTACGATCAGACGCACCTCCTCGAGGACGGGCTCGAGGCTGCGCACGGCCTGGGCCAGCAGGCCGCGCCCACGGGCATAGGAGGCCAGGGCTTCGGCGTGCTCGAAGTGGCGCGAGTACACGTACACCTTGTCGGTGCCCAGCCCCTCCTGGAAGGCCTCCAGATGGCTTCTGGCCTGCACACCTGCCCCGATGACGAGCAGGGTGCCGGTGGGGTGGGGGGCCAGGGTCTGGGCGGCCAGCAGCGAGACCGCCGCCGTGCGCCGGGCCGTTACCACTGCGCCGTCCAGCAGGGCCAGGCGTTGGCCGGTATCGGTGCGCATCACCCAGACCTCGGCCCGCACGCTGGGGCGCTCTTGGGGGTGCACCGTCACCAGCTTGGTTACGGTGATCTGGGGGTCGGTGGCCGGCATCAGCAGCAGGGTAGCCCCACCCGCCAGCGGCACCACCAGGCGCTCGGGGGCCTGAACCGCTCCCTGGGCGCGGGCCTCGAGCACCCCGGCGATGGCCTGGGCCAGGGCTGGGTAGGGGAGGGCCTGGGCGGTTTCTTCGGCTGTGAGAATGCGCATGACCCCAGCCTACCCCATGCGGAGCAGGGAATCTGGGGTGAGCACCTCCACCGGGTCGCCCACCCGCACCAGCCCGCCCTGCAGGACTCTGGCGTAGACACCTCGGGCGCTGTAGAGCACCTTGGGTAAGCGCAGGTCGAAGGCCGATAGGGTGTTGCAAACCGTACAGACGGTGGTGAGCTCGAGCACCGCCGTTCCAATCTTCAACCGACTGTGCGGGCCCAGCGTATGGGGGTCGAAATCTATCAGCAGGTTCTCGCCCAGAGCGCCCCAGGGCAGCTCGATGCCGGCCTGG of Meiothermus sp. contains these proteins:
- a CDS encoding SIS domain-containing protein, whose protein sequence is MKAVETKMFKEAHQAPAVVEQALRENKSEMELLGTFLRRHTPPFALTVARGSSDHAALYGKYLIESLLGLVCSSAIPSIHTVYGRHLSVNKALVIAVSQSGESPDLIEVTRQARRDGALTLAFVNKENSPLAQTAEVVLPLWAGLEEAVAATKSYLATLASLAQLVAAWAEDKTLKEALAVLPEALYKAAHANWQAGLEPLVEAENGLVVGRGYAFAVANELALKLKETSAFHAEAMSGAELLHGPVALVEPDFPLLVLAPKDKPLPGMLSLLENLRGKGGHLLVASSESEVLELAHTPLPLPGRLHPVLDSILLAQAFYPFAAELSVARGFDPDAPRNLSKVTRTR
- a CDS encoding 3-hydroxybutyryl-CoA dehydrogenase, producing the protein MEIRKIGVIGAGQMGAGIAQVAAQAGYQVVLRDLEQTFLERGLSSIKRSIGKLLEKGRLDQQAHDAALSRIVTTTHLADLKDCDLVIEAIVEHEPTKLELFRELDALVQPAAILASNTSSIPITRLASATRRPERFIGMHFMNPVPLMELVEVIRGYLTDEATTQAVLEAARRMGKTPVEVNDYPGFVSNRILLPMLNEAIQCVMEGVATPEAIDQVMKLGMNHPMGPLTLADFIGLDTCLSIMEVLHRGLGDDKYRPSPLLRKMVQAGLLGRKSGRGFYRYDEKGNKIG
- a CDS encoding VOC family protein, whose translation is MTRLDHLVLAARTLQEGVEYVQDTLEVLLPSAGGRHPLMGTHNRLLNLGGGVYLEIIAIDPQAPAPGRPRWFELDRFAGPPRLLTWVARTEGLERYAALGLGPVTKASRGDLEWHITLPEDGRLHWGGVVPYLIQWGSHHPTDTLPDAGCRLLAWKLQHPQPEAVAPVLQQLGLEYSLEVSLHPGLWALVQTPAGRKVLFSQAGGSAGQKTGPASPEIG
- a CDS encoding DUF4032 domain-containing protein; the encoded protein is MDSEHQAQLEAEALSRRVLVHDILRRLRGQPNDLLPYSAVSSSLRPRGESYKGLQTIEVDKIIGSVDRYGDFDAEFMPKEPFTLDRWAKLRQAQLEGVEFPPIHVYKVGDAYFVKDGNHRTALAKAQGQHYIDAYVIELDVPVDLEPHDTIKDVILKGEYAEFLEKTRLPQLRPNHEPILFSRPGRYDVLLDHIRTHQYFMGLEQKRSISWEEAVVDWYDNLYLPTILEIRENGVLKNFPGRTEADLYLWISDHRYFLSQAIGHDVGPEEAALSVQRSVQKGPISRFLDWLGRFFVRQSPQPG
- a CDS encoding helix-turn-helix domain-containing protein produces the protein MQTSILDTLTFDPGEIILYPGEPSPKDQLYRVREGLVRLQSVDDEGNALTLRFVRPGEYFGEEVISGAERTYFAEAVTETKVDALAPGQLSAQEMASLVQGLVKALAQTYQTIQRISGQRLKNRIAATLLDLSRTPVAYTEKNGRVGVRATHDEIASAVGSVRETVTKVIGELTREGYIRSGYGKLVLENPSGLERLSKEAA
- a CDS encoding magnesium transporter CorA family protein, with the protein product MIRAKQLSNGATCGLLETQVWVDVETPTPEELALIGKQYPLNPLALADAQEIGHWSRFEEYPKHLFLIFRTLESPHNAHSRTERVSYFYFPETQVLLTYRNEPVDYLEQIWNSFRGGACLRLWQRLLDQGVQTFFEYTDALTDRVEDLEELALNGDNTPEIPRQVFSARREVLRTRRLVSQAREALLHLERLPLLGGEAYLFRDLTDRMGRVYEGLDAARDELSNVLEVYLSAQNNRLNRVVQALTVISVLFLPMTLWAGIYGTNFEAFTEYQWPAGRAYFWGGLLAIGGGLALWMKRRGWW
- the cutA gene encoding divalent-cation tolerance protein CutA, producing the protein MYLTVFCTVPDLETARRIAHTVVHEELAACVNVLPGLTSVYRWQGQVEESSELLLIIKTRQERYPALETRIKALHPYQVPEIIAHEIETGSQSYLEWIGQSVG
- a CDS encoding delta(1)-pyrroline-2-carboxylate reductase family protein, with product MRILTAEETAQALPYPALAQAIAGVLEARAQGAVQAPERLVVPLAGGATLLLMPATDPQITVTKLVTVHPQERPSVRAEVWVMRTDTGQRLALLDGAVVTARRTAAVSLLAAQTLAPHPTGTLLVIGAGVQARSHLEAFQEGLGTDKVYVYSRHFEHAEALASYARGRGLLAQAVRSLEPVLEEVRLIVTATTSPTPVLRQAPSSAFIAAVGAYRPEMAEVAPELVRQARLYVDTLEGARSEAGDLLQAGVDWNLVQPLEAALHQPRPASGIVLFKSVGHALWDLAAARLAVQTLGIR
- a CDS encoding MOSC domain-containing protein yields the protein MPQLLSLHAGLAPSLPKPALLQVRLVEGQGVEGDRHFGKHPDRAVLVAGQTSYARARQAGIELPWGALGENLLIDFDPHTLGPHSRLKIGTAVLELTTVCTVCNTLSAFDLRLPKVLYSARGVYARVLQGGLVRVGDPVEVLTPDSLLRMG